One region of Vitis vinifera cultivar Pinot Noir 40024 chromosome 1, ASM3070453v1 genomic DNA includes:
- the LOC100250567 gene encoding flavonoid 3',5'-methyltransferase-like yields MSSSSHKGILKTEALTKYILETSAYPREHEQLKGLREATVEKHKYWSLMNVPVDEGQFISMLLKIMNAKKTIELGVFTGYSLLATALALPQDGKIIAVDPDKEAYQTGVPFIKKAGVEHKINFIQSDAMTVLNDLIADGNEEGTLDFAFVDADKENYLNYHELLLKLVRVGGIIAYDNTLWFGSVARSEEEEMMDFERAGRVHLMKLNKFLASDPRVELSHLSIGDGVALCRRLY; encoded by the exons ATGTCCAGCTCAAGTCACAAGGGGATTCTCAAAACTGAAGCCCTCACAAAG TATATATTGGAAACAAGTGCATACCCAAGAGAGCATGAGCAGCTGAAAGGCCTCAGGGAGGCCACGGTAGAAAAGCATAAGTATTG GAGCCTGATGAATGTCCCTGTCGATGAGGGACAGTTCATTTCAATGCTTCTAAAGATCATGAATGCCAAGAAGACAATCGAGCTCGGAGTGTTCACCGGTTATTCTCTCTTGGCAACAGCTCTTGCCCTGCCTCAAGATGGCAAG ATAATAGCGGTTGATCCAGATAAAGAAGCGTACCAAACTGGAGTGCCATTTATCAAGAAGGCAGGTGTGGAGCATAAGATCAACTTCATTCAATCAGATGCAATGACAGTTCTAAATGATCTCATTGCCGAT GGGAACGAAGAAGGGACATTGGATTTTGCGTTTGTGGATGCTGATAAGGAGAACTACCTCAACTACCATGAGCTGCTGCTGAAGTTGGTTAGAGTTGGAGGCATAATCGCTTACGATAACACTCTATGGTTTGGTTCAGTAGCGCgatctgaagaagaagaaatgatgGATTTTGAGAGAGCAGGCAGAGTCCATCTCATGAAGTTGAACAAATTCTTGGCATCAGATCCCAGGGTTGAACTCTCTCACCTTTCCATTGGAGATGGCGTCGCGCTCTGCAGGCGCCTCTATTAG